In Sardina pilchardus chromosome 8, fSarPil1.1, whole genome shotgun sequence, a genomic segment contains:
- the lhfpl2b gene encoding LHFPL tetraspan subfamily member 2b: MCHVIVTCRSMLWTLLSIVVAFAELIAFMGPDWLVSPPSAPISTNGSYRLSSRPHRPTLGLYARCRKVPYHHRDIQCGPYAAHFGEIASGFWQATVIFLAVAILILSVVALFAVFSMCFQSIMRKSIFNVCGLLQGIAGLFLIMGLMLYPAGWGCDKVRQYCGEDSSAYRVGDCSLGWAFYAAIGGTVLTFFCAMFSAQAEKATSSDKVQDEIEEGRSLVCVL, translated from the exons GCGTTCGCCGAGCTCATCGCCTTCATGGGCCCCGACTGGCTGGTCAGTCCGCCCAGTGCGCCCATCTCCACCAACGGGAGCTACCGCCTCTCGTCCAGGCCCCACCGCCCCACGCTGGGGCTGTACGCCCGCTGCCGGAAGGTGCCGTACCACCACCGCGACATCCAGTGCGGTCCCTACGCCGCCCACTTCGGGGAGATCGCCAGCGGCTTCTGGCAGGCCACGGTCATCTTCCTGGCCGTGGCCATCCTCATACTGTCCGTGGTGGCGCTCTTCGCTGTCTTCAGCATGTGTTTCCAGAGCATCATGAGGAAAAGCATCTTCAACGTCTGTGGCCTGCTGCAGGGTATTGCAG GTCTGTTCCTCATCATGGGTCTGATGCTGTACCCGGCCGGCTGGGGCTGTGACAAGGTCAGGCAGTACTGCGGCGAGGACAGCTCGGCGTACCGAGTGGGCGACTGCTCGCTGGGCTGGGCCTTCTACGCGGCCATCGGCGGCACCGTGCTCACGTTCTTCTGCGCCATGTTCTCCGCCCAGGCCGAGAAAGCCACGTCGAGCGACAAGGTCCAGGACGAGATCGAAGAGGGAAGAAGccttgtttgtgtgctgtga